In one Pseudomonas sp. R84 genomic region, the following are encoded:
- a CDS encoding NADP-dependent isocitrate dehydrogenase — MPTRSKIIYTFTDEAPALATYSLLPIIEAYTASADIAVETRDISLAARILASFPEQLGDKAVADHLAELGDLAVTPEANIIKLPNISASVPQLQAAIKELQAQGYNLPDYPETVTSDADKDAKARYDKVKGSAVNPVLREGNSDRRAPLSVKNYARKHPHKMGAWAKDSKSHVAHMSTGDFYGSEKAALIDAADAVKIELIAKDGTATVLKEKTTVQAGEILDCAVMSKNALRAFIAAEIESAKAQGVLLSVHLKATMMKVSDPIMFGQIVAEFYKDALTKHADVLAEIGFNLNNGIGDLYARIKALPAEQQAQIEADMAAVYAARPSLAMVNSDKGITNLHVPSDVIVDASMPAMIRDSGKMWGTDGQLHDTKAVIPDRCYATIYQAVIEDCKANGAFDPTTMGSVPNVGLMAKKAEEYGSHDKTFQIKADGVVRVTDSKGNLLMEQAVEAGDIFRMCQTKDAPIQDWVKLAVNRARASATPAIFWLDPMRAHDGVVIEKVQAYLKDHDTTGLDIQIMAPVDAMKYTLQRTREGKDTISVTGNVLRDYLTDLFPIMELGTSAKMLSIVPLMNGGGLFETGAGGSAPKHVQQLVEENFLRWDSLGEFLALAASLEHLGMNYNNPKALVLSKTLDQATGQFLDNNKSPSRKVGNIDNRGSHFYLAMYWAQALAAQTEDAALQAQFATLAKTLTENEATIVAELNAVQGKPVDIGGYYHANAELISKAMRPSATLNAAIAALV; from the coding sequence ATGCCCACCCGCTCGAAGATCATCTATACCTTCACCGACGAAGCTCCAGCCCTCGCCACCTATTCCCTGCTGCCGATCATCGAGGCTTACACCGCCTCGGCCGATATCGCCGTGGAAACCCGCGATATCTCTCTTGCAGCGCGCATTCTGGCCAGCTTCCCCGAGCAACTGGGCGACAAAGCCGTAGCCGACCACCTCGCCGAACTGGGCGACCTGGCCGTTACGCCTGAAGCCAATATCATCAAGCTGCCGAACATCAGCGCTTCGGTGCCACAGCTGCAAGCCGCGATCAAAGAGCTGCAAGCTCAGGGTTACAACCTGCCGGACTACCCGGAAACCGTGACCAGCGACGCCGACAAAGACGCCAAGGCGCGTTACGACAAGGTCAAGGGCAGCGCCGTGAACCCGGTTCTGCGTGAAGGCAACTCCGACCGTCGCGCACCGCTGTCGGTGAAGAACTATGCGCGCAAGCACCCGCACAAAATGGGCGCCTGGGCCAAAGACTCCAAGTCCCACGTCGCTCACATGAGCACCGGCGATTTCTACGGCAGCGAAAAAGCTGCTCTGATCGACGCCGCTGACGCCGTGAAGATCGAACTGATCGCCAAGGACGGTACCGCTACCGTTCTGAAAGAAAAAACCACCGTTCAGGCCGGCGAGATCCTCGACTGCGCCGTGATGAGCAAAAACGCCCTGCGCGCGTTCATCGCTGCTGAAATCGAAAGCGCCAAGGCTCAAGGCGTGCTGCTCTCGGTGCACCTGAAAGCGACCATGATGAAGGTCTCCGACCCGATCATGTTCGGCCAGATCGTTGCCGAGTTCTACAAAGACGCACTGACCAAGCACGCTGACGTGCTGGCCGAGATCGGCTTCAACCTGAACAACGGCATCGGCGATCTGTACGCGCGCATCAAAGCCTTGCCGGCTGAGCAGCAAGCACAGATCGAAGCTGACATGGCCGCCGTCTACGCTGCTCGCCCATCGCTGGCGATGGTCAACTCCGACAAAGGCATCACCAACCTGCACGTGCCGAGCGACGTTATCGTCGACGCCTCGATGCCAGCAATGATCCGTGACTCCGGCAAGATGTGGGGCACCGACGGTCAGCTGCACGACACCAAGGCTGTGATCCCGGATCGTTGCTACGCGACCATCTACCAGGCCGTGATCGAAGATTGCAAAGCCAATGGCGCTTTCGACCCGACCACCATGGGCAGCGTGCCAAACGTTGGCCTGATGGCGAAGAAAGCCGAAGAGTACGGCTCGCACGACAAGACTTTCCAGATCAAGGCTGATGGCGTGGTTCGCGTCACCGACAGCAAGGGCAACCTGCTGATGGAACAGGCTGTTGAAGCCGGCGACATCTTCCGCATGTGCCAGACCAAAGACGCGCCGATCCAGGATTGGGTCAAACTGGCCGTCAACCGTGCTCGCGCAAGCGCAACTCCAGCGATCTTCTGGCTGGACCCAATGCGCGCTCACGATGGCGTAGTGATCGAGAAGGTTCAGGCTTACCTGAAGGATCACGACACCACCGGTCTGGACATCCAGATCATGGCGCCGGTCGACGCGATGAAGTACACCCTGCAGCGCACCCGCGAAGGCAAGGACACCATTTCGGTGACCGGCAACGTACTGCGCGACTACCTGACCGACCTGTTCCCGATCATGGAACTGGGCACCAGCGCCAAGATGCTGTCGATCGTGCCGCTGATGAACGGCGGTGGCCTGTTCGAAACCGGCGCCGGCGGTTCGGCTCCTAAGCACGTGCAGCAACTGGTTGAAGAGAACTTCCTGCGCTGGGATTCGCTGGGCGAGTTCCTCGCACTGGCAGCATCCCTCGAGCATCTGGGTATGAACTACAACAACCCGAAAGCGCTGGTGCTGTCGAAGACTCTGGATCAGGCCACTGGTCAGTTCCTCGACAACAACAAGTCGCCATCGCGCAAAGTCGGCAACATCGACAACCGCGGCAGCCACTTCTATCTGGCGATGTACTGGGCTCAGGCCCTGGCTGCCCAGACTGAAGACGCTGCACTGCAAGCGCAGTTCGCGACTCTGGCAAAAACCCTGACCGAGAACGAAGCAACCATCGTTGCCGAACTCAACGCCGTTCAGGGCAAGCCAGTCGACATCGGCGGTTACTACCACGCCAATGCCGAGCTGATCAGCAAGGCCATGCGCCCAAGCGCAACCCTCAACGCGGCGATTGCTGCGCTGGTTTAA
- a CDS encoding NUDIX hydrolase has product MEWLPHITVATIVEDNGRFLMVEEHKAGRNVLNQPAGHLDPDETLIDAAVRETLEETGWDVEPIGVIGIYLYTAPSNGVTYQRVCFSAKAIKHHPDYQLDDGIVRAKWLTRDELMTQRDNWRSELIIRCIDDYLAGHHFSLELIRPSL; this is encoded by the coding sequence ATGGAATGGCTCCCCCACATCACCGTCGCCACTATCGTCGAGGACAACGGTCGCTTCCTGATGGTCGAGGAACACAAGGCCGGGCGCAATGTGCTCAACCAGCCCGCCGGACATCTCGACCCAGACGAAACCCTGATCGACGCCGCCGTACGCGAAACCCTCGAAGAAACCGGCTGGGACGTCGAACCCATCGGCGTTATCGGCATTTACCTGTACACCGCGCCGAGCAACGGCGTGACCTACCAACGCGTGTGTTTCAGCGCCAAAGCCATCAAACATCATCCGGATTACCAGCTCGACGACGGCATCGTCCGCGCCAAGTGGCTGACCCGTGACGAATTAATGACTCAGCGCGACAACTGGCGCAGCGAGCTGATCATCCGTTGCATCGACGATTATCTGGCCGGCCATCACTTCAGCCTCGAACTGATCCGCCCTTCTCTTTAG